One genomic region from Planctomycetaceae bacterium encodes:
- a CDS encoding tetratricopeptide repeat protein, translated as MQVLSRIPGVPHRLILCVMLTVSGLCESSRAQHHRSGSVQRNAIGTGIPYRNLPSGSDLYSRNRQYGGAHSTAGWNAAVRDPHTASRHHHTSDIYFDARDHRLANRYGFAPGIANTHGYWPNYGSWPSYGSWTGYDGLTGLNGYYSYNVNGWGYLGSTYSAATYFGPLLIPLPGAITPYYTSPYGVLGPQVSYPVPINGVNPFGRSTASYTVTPNPATVAPNNMAAGTDFNGLPPKMRVTPVPEMLPDEQFAPLPNAVPLHGPEPRIPSSTDETPVVNEFPAAPLMQKQVTAADRIQSIRYQATGDQSFRSGEYASAEVFYRTAVQTAPGRQAPYIRLAMVLVARQQFEKAVGWLKTGLLIQGDPTRGGVKSDELYGSEFGDVIPAHAERLFQWLDQKPLSVDRLLLVSAFQSVRQQNASAEELLQVVLQLGEADAYVAAIQKLHDSVDTDGYDPSPISPDHAVSAAPSTSLPPGFRMSEVPERPADRIPIPETPVGAAEPAKREGIFMKGRNQTPDSHVDSPGQ; from the coding sequence ATGCAGGTCTTGTCCAGAATCCCCGGCGTCCCTCACCGCTTGATCCTTTGCGTGATGTTGACCGTGTCCGGACTCTGTGAGTCGTCACGCGCGCAGCACCACCGTTCTGGTTCGGTCCAGAGAAACGCAATCGGAACCGGCATTCCGTATCGAAATCTTCCATCGGGAAGTGATCTGTATAGTCGAAATCGTCAGTACGGCGGTGCACATTCGACGGCCGGTTGGAATGCAGCCGTCCGCGATCCGCACACCGCATCCAGACACCACCATACCAGCGATATTTATTTCGACGCACGCGATCACCGGCTCGCGAATCGTTACGGATTCGCGCCGGGCATTGCGAATACTCACGGTTACTGGCCCAACTACGGCTCCTGGCCAAGCTACGGCTCCTGGACCGGCTATGACGGTCTGACGGGACTCAATGGGTACTACAGCTACAACGTCAACGGGTGGGGATATCTCGGCTCGACCTACTCCGCTGCCACATATTTCGGCCCGTTGCTGATTCCGCTGCCTGGAGCCATCACACCCTACTACACGTCTCCATATGGAGTACTCGGGCCGCAAGTTTCCTATCCGGTCCCGATCAATGGAGTGAACCCATTCGGTCGCTCAACTGCCAGTTACACTGTCACCCCCAACCCCGCGACAGTGGCCCCGAACAACATGGCCGCAGGGACCGACTTCAATGGGCTTCCACCGAAAATGCGAGTAACTCCTGTTCCTGAAATGCTGCCAGACGAACAGTTTGCTCCACTTCCGAATGCGGTTCCACTACATGGACCCGAGCCTCGCATTCCGTCGTCAACTGATGAGACCCCTGTGGTTAATGAGTTCCCTGCCGCGCCACTGATGCAAAAACAGGTTACGGCTGCCGACAGAATTCAGAGCATTCGGTATCAGGCAACTGGAGATCAATCCTTCCGCTCTGGAGAATACGCTTCGGCAGAGGTGTTCTATCGGACGGCTGTACAAACGGCTCCGGGAAGACAGGCCCCCTACATTCGCCTTGCCATGGTATTGGTCGCACGGCAGCAGTTTGAAAAGGCGGTTGGCTGGCTGAAGACTGGTTTGCTGATCCAGGGAGACCCAACGCGTGGAGGTGTGAAGTCTGACGAACTTTACGGCTCGGAGTTTGGCGACGTCATTCCGGCTCACGCAGAACGATTGTTTCAATGGCTCGATCAAAAGCCGCTGTCTGTGGATCGGCTGTTGCTCGTCAGCGCCTTTCAAAGCGTTCGTCAGCAGAACGCAAGTGCCGAGGAATTGCTGCAGGTCGTTCTTCAACTGGGGGAGGCCGATGCATACGTGGCTGCGATCCAAAAACTCCACGACAGCGTCGACACCGACGGGTATGATCCTTCGCCCATATCACCCGACCATGCAGTTTCAGCAGCGCCTTCGACGTCCCTGCCTCCGGGATTTCGTATGTCTGAGGTGCCGGAAAGGCCAGCCGATCGTATCCCGATTCCCGAGACACCTGTTGGGGCCGCAGAGCCCGCAAAAAGAGAAGGCATCTTCATGAAGGGAAGAAACCAGACGCCTGACAGTCACGTGGATTCGCCGGGCCAGTAG
- a CDS encoding DUF1080 domain-containing protein, whose translation MKNSLTQSLICLSLLTVTCLVQPACAFADDADAIKEAYLDAESAGKPFAIQGEYSGEVKTQDGPMKLGVQVMAQGRNELAFAAWFGGLPGDGWNGEGVLRGKGEMTGETATLTGEHGRGEIKDGNLTIYDADNNLMGELQKIERKSPTLGAKPPEGAVVLFDGTTADQFENGRLSEDNLLMEGVTSKDKFQDFQLHLEFRLAFMPNARGQARSNSGCYLQGRYEVQILDSFGLTGEDNECGGIYKASKPDLNMCLPPLAWQTYDIEFHAAKFDAEGKKISNARATVKHNGVAIHTDREIPGGTPGGPVRGEGAEEGPIFLQNHGDPLRFRNIWVKPL comes from the coding sequence ATGAAGAACTCTTTGACTCAAAGTCTGATTTGTCTGTCGCTGCTGACGGTCACTTGCCTGGTGCAGCCAGCCTGTGCCTTCGCAGACGATGCTGATGCGATCAAGGAGGCGTATCTTGATGCTGAATCGGCTGGCAAGCCATTTGCAATTCAGGGTGAGTATTCCGGCGAAGTCAAGACGCAGGACGGCCCGATGAAGCTTGGTGTGCAGGTGATGGCACAGGGCAGGAACGAACTGGCGTTTGCTGCCTGGTTTGGCGGTTTGCCCGGTGATGGGTGGAATGGCGAAGGCGTCCTGCGAGGAAAAGGGGAAATGACAGGAGAGACAGCCACTCTGACAGGCGAACATGGACGCGGAGAGATCAAGGACGGAAACCTGACGATTTACGATGCCGACAATAACCTGATGGGTGAGCTGCAGAAGATTGAGCGCAAATCCCCCACTCTTGGCGCAAAACCACCTGAAGGTGCCGTGGTTCTATTTGATGGAACGACGGCTGATCAGTTTGAAAACGGACGTCTGTCCGAAGACAACCTGCTGATGGAGGGAGTCACCAGCAAAGATAAGTTTCAGGATTTTCAACTGCATCTGGAGTTTCGGCTGGCGTTCATGCCGAATGCACGAGGTCAGGCCAGGAGCAACAGTGGCTGTTACCTTCAGGGACGCTACGAAGTCCAGATTCTTGACTCATTTGGGTTGACCGGTGAGGACAATGAATGTGGAGGGATCTACAAAGCCAGCAAGCCGGATTTGAATATGTGCTTGCCGCCATTGGCCTGGCAAACCTATGACATCGAGTTCCACGCGGCAAAGTTTGATGCAGAAGGCAAGAAGATCAGCAACGCCCGCGCAACCGTAAAGCACAATGGCGTCGCAATTCATACCGACCGGGAGATTCCAGGCGGAACTCCTGGCGGCCCGGTTCGTGGTGAAGGTGCTGAAGAAGGCCCGATTTTTCTGCAGAATCATGGCGATCCGCTGCGTTTTCGCAACATCTGGGTAAAACCACTTTAG
- a CDS encoding sulfotransferase — protein METATASPSVTHSDSAATVEKPRCILLAGSARGGTSWAHKVIDSHPSVHGCHEPFHQLAAKEQHRSLFTRIKAGQGDETDAASLMSLLASPGLLTQKPPFFPKDHLIAPAWMRSLAWAAARTFAPAESVYNLLSKGKLGSGQCVVVKNRPYPQLERILEVLDADVLMLLRHPCAVVNSWLRGIQMGVMDANSIDPAYTWKAYSEYITQLGYAESEIRDMPAAGLLAVQWLVDTMLINQYRQNPCMSTHTVVYEDLVKNPESEWKRVFEWLRLPFSASVVRFLNESSQPGFDIRKLLGSRYTYFSVQRASTSPVDSWKSKMDPANLKLVMDIVSPQFPIELYWPGEST, from the coding sequence ATGGAGACGGCGACAGCATCTCCTTCGGTTACCCACAGCGATTCCGCAGCCACGGTCGAAAAGCCCCGTTGCATTCTGCTTGCAGGAAGCGCGCGTGGCGGGACATCATGGGCCCACAAGGTGATTGATTCCCATCCTTCGGTGCATGGATGTCACGAACCTTTTCACCAGCTGGCAGCTAAAGAACAACATCGCAGTTTGTTTACCAGGATTAAGGCAGGGCAGGGTGATGAAACGGACGCTGCTTCGCTGATGAGCCTTCTTGCAAGTCCCGGCCTGCTGACTCAGAAGCCGCCATTTTTTCCTAAGGATCATTTGATAGCCCCGGCATGGATGCGATCTCTGGCGTGGGCTGCGGCGCGCACATTCGCTCCGGCCGAATCTGTTTACAATCTGCTGTCGAAAGGCAAGCTGGGCAGCGGACAGTGCGTAGTGGTCAAGAACCGACCATACCCTCAACTTGAAAGAATTCTTGAGGTGCTGGACGCGGATGTATTGATGCTGCTGCGACACCCCTGCGCTGTCGTGAATTCGTGGCTGCGAGGAATTCAGATGGGCGTAATGGATGCCAACAGCATCGATCCTGCTTACACATGGAAGGCCTATTCTGAGTACATTACCCAGCTTGGTTATGCAGAAAGCGAGATCAGGGACATGCCTGCCGCCGGACTCCTGGCTGTCCAGTGGCTTGTGGATACGATGCTGATCAATCAGTATCGTCAGAATCCGTGTATGTCCACGCACACAGTGGTTTACGAAGATCTGGTTAAGAATCCGGAATCCGAGTGGAAGCGTGTGTTCGAATGGCTTCGCTTGCCATTTTCAGCATCGGTCGTTCGATTCCTGAATGAATCATCACAGCCGGGATTCGACATCAGAAAACTATTGGGCAGCCGGTACACGTACTTTTCCGTTCAGCGGGCCAGCACCTCGCCGGTCGATAGCTGGAAGTCGAAGATGGATCCGGCAAATCTGAAGCTGGTGATGGATATTGTCTCACCACAATTCCCGATTGAACTCTACTGGCCCGGCGAATCCACGTGA
- a CDS encoding sugar phosphate isomerase/epimerase, whose amino-acid sequence MKYGMNLLLWTSGVTEDHFGLLADIKSWGYDGVELPMFDFDLQNAAKVGAELQRLGLEATAVTVCTAEENPISPDAAIRAAGLDRLKKAIDAVAAAGGTHLCGPIHSALGEFSGAGRTEDEWNRAKDILSQAADHAKANNVTLVVEYLNRFECYFLNCAEDAARFTREVGHSNLKMMYDSFHANIEEKSITGALKSCVDQMVHVHISENDRSTPGEGGVNWDETFRALKEINYDGWFMIEAFGLALPELAAATRIWRRMFPTEQHLAQKGLEFMKSRWESVAK is encoded by the coding sequence ATGAAATATGGTATGAACCTTCTGCTTTGGACGTCCGGAGTTACCGAAGATCACTTCGGACTGCTGGCAGACATCAAAAGCTGGGGATACGACGGAGTCGAGCTGCCGATGTTCGACTTCGATTTGCAGAACGCCGCGAAAGTCGGAGCTGAGCTCCAGCGTCTCGGGCTGGAAGCCACGGCTGTGACGGTCTGTACTGCCGAGGAAAATCCCATTTCCCCCGACGCCGCGATCAGGGCCGCCGGTCTGGATCGACTGAAGAAAGCCATCGATGCGGTCGCTGCGGCCGGAGGCACCCACCTGTGTGGCCCAATCCATTCTGCCCTCGGTGAATTCAGCGGTGCCGGTCGAACCGAAGACGAATGGAACCGCGCGAAAGATATTCTGTCTCAGGCTGCTGACCACGCTAAAGCGAACAACGTCACGCTTGTTGTGGAGTACCTGAATCGGTTTGAGTGCTATTTTCTGAACTGCGCTGAAGATGCAGCTCGCTTCACACGCGAAGTGGGCCATTCCAACCTGAAGATGATGTACGATTCATTCCACGCGAATATCGAAGAGAAGAGCATAACCGGGGCGTTGAAATCGTGTGTTGACCAGATGGTTCACGTACACATTTCCGAAAATGACCGTTCGACTCCCGGCGAAGGCGGAGTGAACTGGGACGAGACGTTCCGCGCTTTGAAGGAAATCAACTATGACGGTTGGTTCATGATTGAAGCATTCGGACTGGCATTGCCGGAACTTGCCGCAGCCACGCGAATCTGGCGCCGGATGTTCCCAACGGAGCAGCATCTCGCTCAGAAGGGCCTGGAATTCATGAAGTCGCGATGGGAATCCGTCGCCAAATAA
- a CDS encoding glycosyltransferase has product MTNPAILERQIDHVDHGADAPRRAGLNVLTVNVEDYYQAAVFHRFIQAKNWYRFDSRLQANVEELLQLLESHKTQATFFVLGWIAEMYPELVRRISDLGHEVASRGYLHQRITQLSRRDRLNDLIRSRKILEDTTGRAVNGYRQADGWFRQGDLWVLEDVIDAGYLYDSSLMPRRRDSGGDPDPRTIHLRSAPSGQLFEVPPSTLPFAGSWLPIAGGNYQRQFPHALMQGAVRRWMEAERSPYVMYLQTWEIDSEQPEMSAVGRFGRIRHYRNLGKYRWLLPEYLTQWKFTSIQNHSSNPNSPLAQLEQFGKQRSKPIETPAENRSDICPSSETGQANAVQSVAPDATSRVACTLVIPCYNEESSLPYLSRTLDHLRNDLSSKYDLKILFVDDCSTDTTLELLNTLFGSDPDIRVLHHETNKGVSAAILTGLAASETEIVGSMDCDCSYDPHELQNMLPLLKDDVALVTASPYHRDGGVRNVPAWRLTLSHGLSVLYRLLLRRKLATWTSCFRIYRRSLILDLPLTENGFLGTAEMAAELTLRNRNIVEHPAVLEVRLFGASKMKTLRTICSHLKLLKRVTIRRLLSGSSKDQ; this is encoded by the coding sequence ATGACGAATCCCGCGATACTCGAACGACAAATCGATCATGTCGACCACGGTGCCGACGCGCCGAGGCGGGCGGGACTGAATGTGCTGACGGTGAATGTCGAAGACTACTATCAGGCAGCCGTCTTCCACAGGTTTATCCAGGCAAAGAACTGGTACCGCTTCGATTCACGACTTCAGGCGAATGTTGAAGAACTCCTTCAGCTTCTGGAGTCGCATAAAACACAGGCGACATTCTTTGTGCTGGGCTGGATCGCGGAAATGTACCCGGAACTGGTCCGCCGAATCAGCGATCTGGGCCACGAGGTCGCAAGCCGGGGGTACCTGCACCAGCGGATCACGCAGCTCAGTCGGCGTGATCGTCTGAATGATCTGATCCGCTCCAGAAAGATTCTGGAAGACACAACGGGCAGAGCCGTGAACGGATATCGACAGGCAGATGGCTGGTTTCGTCAAGGGGACCTGTGGGTTCTGGAAGACGTCATCGACGCCGGCTACCTTTACGACTCCAGTTTGATGCCGCGCCGCCGTGACTCAGGTGGCGATCCGGATCCACGCACAATTCACCTTCGCAGTGCTCCTTCCGGGCAGCTGTTTGAAGTTCCACCTTCCACTCTTCCGTTTGCCGGTAGCTGGCTGCCAATTGCGGGCGGCAATTACCAGCGTCAGTTTCCGCACGCACTCATGCAGGGAGCAGTGCGCCGCTGGATGGAAGCAGAACGATCGCCCTACGTGATGTATCTCCAGACGTGGGAAATTGATTCAGAACAGCCTGAAATGAGTGCCGTCGGGCGATTCGGACGCATTCGGCATTATCGAAATCTGGGCAAGTATCGCTGGCTGCTGCCGGAGTACCTGACGCAATGGAAGTTCACTTCCATTCAAAATCACAGCTCAAATCCCAACAGCCCCCTCGCTCAACTGGAGCAGTTTGGGAAACAAAGATCAAAGCCCATCGAAACGCCGGCAGAAAATCGCTCTGACATCTGTCCCTCTTCCGAAACCGGGCAGGCGAACGCTGTACAGAGTGTTGCACCTGACGCCACATCCAGAGTCGCATGCACCCTTGTCATCCCGTGCTACAACGAAGAATCGTCCCTTCCCTATTTGTCCCGGACACTGGATCATCTTCGGAACGATCTGTCGTCAAAGTATGACCTGAAAATTCTGTTCGTCGACGACTGCAGTACAGATACCACACTGGAACTTCTGAACACGTTGTTCGGCAGCGATCCTGATATTCGAGTCCTGCACCATGAAACGAACAAGGGCGTCTCAGCTGCAATCCTGACGGGTCTTGCGGCATCCGAAACGGAAATCGTCGGTTCGATGGACTGCGATTGTTCATACGATCCCCACGAGCTGCAGAACATGCTTCCGCTGCTGAAGGATGACGTCGCTCTCGTCACCGCATCGCCCTATCACCGGGATGGTGGTGTTCGAAACGTTCCGGCGTGGCGGTTGACCTTGTCCCACGGACTATCGGTACTTTACCGCCTGCTGCTTCGCAGGAAGCTGGCGACATGGACCAGCTGTTTTCGAATCTATCGGCGCAGCCTCATCCTGGATTTGCCGCTGACAGAAAACGGTTTCCTGGGAACAGCAGAGATGGCCGCGGAGCTCACTCTGCGCAACCGAAACATCGTTGAGCATCCTGCCGTGCTGGAAGTCCGACTCTTCGGTGCCTCCAAGATGAAAACACTTCGCACAATTTGCAGCCATCTCAAACTACTCAAACGCGTGACGATCCGCCGGCTCCTTTCAGGGAGTTCAAAGGATCAGTGA